A region from the Desulfitobacterium dehalogenans ATCC 51507 genome encodes:
- a CDS encoding SpoIID/LytB domain-containing protein has product MLPFSDRLSFPVKKVFFLLMVAFVLQAAPCQAKEIDVELVWKFKEAGWIKVQVEQGNYILKEVDKDKQIETPFPAGSALELTWGGWSPALKKNYDPFQIWRGKELELNRKGEYGSFLVQTPDGQQVSYRGSLRIRWEDGGCKLINRVEQEDYLKGVVPIEMSNSWAGDGLEALKAQAVAARTYMVRKTRATSQITDSPDYDQAYLGRNVEGTANQAVEATRGEIMVDSITYQPIDALYSSHNGGYTERAENVWSNPDPHFTSQPDPFSQGIGGPADRWRFIIGADVLGQAFEMGPIAKIELDKLPSGRVKKVSIRDIDGKVHEVGGRAFVQKFYPYGQPITVQAFLGNLFNVQQIPGDEPLFSFDLKELGVPSRLSGLVDKQKAQEVGSGPRLGRILSTAQGIREFPASYDVFVFNGRGWGHGVGMSQWGAYHMAQRGYTYGEILKFYYQQMDLIKYYL; this is encoded by the coding sequence TTGCTGCCTTTCTCGGACAGATTGTCTTTTCCCGTCAAGAAGGTATTCTTTTTGCTTATGGTCGCTTTTGTTCTGCAGGCTGCCCCTTGTCAGGCGAAAGAAATCGACGTGGAGTTAGTATGGAAATTTAAAGAGGCCGGATGGATTAAAGTTCAGGTGGAGCAAGGAAATTATATTCTTAAAGAAGTGGATAAGGATAAGCAGATTGAGACCCCTTTTCCAGCGGGCTCTGCTCTTGAGCTTACCTGGGGAGGCTGGTCTCCCGCTCTGAAAAAGAACTATGATCCGTTTCAGATTTGGAGGGGAAAAGAGCTGGAGCTGAATCGGAAAGGGGAGTATGGGTCTTTCCTTGTTCAAACTCCGGATGGCCAACAGGTAAGCTATCGGGGGAGCCTGAGGATACGTTGGGAGGATGGCGGTTGTAAGCTTATCAATCGAGTGGAGCAGGAGGACTATCTCAAAGGAGTGGTACCCATCGAGATGAGCAATTCTTGGGCGGGCGACGGTTTAGAGGCGCTTAAAGCACAAGCTGTAGCCGCTAGAACCTATATGGTAAGAAAAACCCGCGCTACATCTCAGATTACGGATTCTCCTGATTATGATCAGGCTTATTTAGGAAGGAATGTCGAAGGTACGGCCAACCAAGCCGTAGAGGCTACGCGGGGAGAAATCATGGTGGATTCCATAACCTACCAGCCTATTGATGCCCTTTATTCTTCTCATAATGGCGGTTATACAGAACGGGCGGAAAATGTCTGGTCTAATCCGGATCCTCATTTTACCTCCCAGCCGGATCCTTTCTCCCAAGGAATCGGAGGCCCGGCCGACCGCTGGCGGTTTATTATTGGGGCGGATGTTCTGGGGCAGGCCTTCGAAATGGGTCCCATTGCCAAAATTGAACTTGACAAACTCCCTTCAGGTAGGGTAAAAAAGGTAAGTATACGGGACATTGATGGTAAGGTTCATGAGGTTGGCGGCAGGGCTTTTGTGCAGAAATTTTATCCCTATGGCCAGCCCATCACCGTCCAAGCCTTTCTGGGCAACTTATTTAATGTGCAGCAGATACCTGGTGATGAACCCCTCTTTTCTTTCGATCTGAAGGAATTGGGTGTTCCCTCCCGCCTAAGCGGGCTGGTCGATAAGCAAAAAGCCCAGGAGGTTGGCTCCGGACCCCGTTTAGGCCGTATTTTAAGCACTGCTCAGGGGATTCGGGAGTTTCCCGCTTCCTATGATGTTTTTGTTTTTAATGGCCGTGGCTGGGGGCATGGGGTGGGTATGTCCCAATGGGGAGCCTATCATATGGCTCAACGAGGATATACCTATGGGGAAATTCTGAAATTTTATTACCAGCAGATGGATTTAATCAAGTACTATTTATAG
- the ruvB gene encoding Holliday junction branch migration DNA helicase RuvB translates to MEERMITPQQLPGDQEGEVLRPHRLADYIGQTKVKDNLQIFIQAALARGEALDHVLLYGPPGLGKTTLANIIATEMEVNIRTTSGPAIERPGDLAAILTSLEPRDVLFIDEIHRLSRTTEEILYSAMEDGCLDIVIGKGPSARSIRLTLPPFTLVGATTRAGQLASPLRDRFGVISRLEFYEVEDLIKIITRAAGILNLQITLEGAAEIARRSRGTPRVANRLLKRVRDYAQVWEDGMVTEGLAGKSLDRLEVDPAGLDRIDQKCLLTIIQMFAGGPVGLETLSATIGEEAETIEDVVEPYLLQQGFIQRTPRGRVATVRAYQHLNIPLNPSSKEGGQEDSLFDSADE, encoded by the coding sequence ATGGAAGAACGGATGATAACTCCCCAGCAGCTTCCAGGGGATCAAGAGGGAGAAGTCCTCAGACCCCATCGGCTGGCGGACTATATAGGTCAGACTAAGGTTAAGGATAATCTGCAGATTTTTATTCAAGCTGCCCTGGCCAGGGGAGAAGCTCTGGACCACGTCCTTCTCTACGGGCCGCCGGGTCTGGGCAAAACCACGCTGGCCAATATTATCGCTACGGAGATGGAGGTAAACATTCGAACCACTTCGGGACCGGCTATTGAGAGACCGGGAGATTTAGCGGCTATACTTACCTCCTTGGAACCCAGGGATGTATTGTTCATCGACGAAATTCATCGTTTAAGCCGTACCACTGAAGAAATACTCTATTCCGCCATGGAGGACGGGTGCCTGGATATTGTCATCGGCAAAGGCCCCAGTGCCCGGTCCATCCGTCTCACCTTACCGCCCTTTACCTTAGTGGGAGCAACCACACGGGCTGGACAATTAGCTTCACCTTTAAGGGATCGGTTCGGAGTCATCAGCCGCCTTGAGTTTTACGAAGTTGAAGACCTGATCAAGATCATTACCCGGGCCGCAGGAATCTTAAATCTTCAGATTACCCTGGAGGGAGCGGCGGAGATTGCCAGGAGATCCCGGGGAACCCCGCGGGTAGCCAACCGTCTCTTGAAACGGGTTCGGGATTATGCCCAGGTCTGGGAAGACGGTATGGTTACTGAAGGATTGGCCGGCAAATCCCTGGACCGGCTTGAAGTTGATCCTGCGGGACTGGATCGCATTGACCAGAAATGCCTCCTTACCATCATTCAGATGTTCGCAGGAGGTCCTGTGGGTTTGGAAACCCTCTCGGCAACCATCGGGGAAGAGGCTGAGACTATAGAAGATGTGGTGGAACCTTATCTACTCCAACAAGGGTTTATTCAAAGGACACCCCGGGGACGAGTAGCCACTGTTCGTGCCTATCAACATCTCAATATTCCTCTAAATCCTTCATCTAAAGAAGGTGGGCAGGAGGACAGTTTATTTGATAGTGCAGACGAATAA
- the ruvA gene encoding Holliday junction branch migration protein RuvA, protein MIGMLRGKVWEVQADKLILDVQGVGYQLSAPHGLLAKAHSGHELIVYTHVILREDELALYGFSSAAEKELFLLMLSVSGIGPKAALSILSTLGTGQTESAIASENITLLTKVPGIGKKTAQRLILELKEKFKGRVLSSDGTEGSAILPQAASLSEAMETLLALGFSQEEAKKALQALPDSVREASTEEQVRIALRSLAASK, encoded by the coding sequence TTGATAGGAATGCTTAGAGGAAAAGTATGGGAAGTTCAAGCGGATAAATTGATTCTGGATGTTCAGGGAGTGGGATATCAACTATCGGCCCCTCATGGACTCTTAGCCAAAGCACATTCCGGTCACGAGCTTATCGTGTATACTCATGTGATTTTGCGGGAGGATGAACTGGCTCTGTATGGTTTTTCCTCAGCGGCTGAGAAAGAACTCTTCTTATTGATGCTTTCTGTATCGGGCATTGGACCCAAGGCAGCCTTATCGATCCTGTCTACTTTAGGCACGGGTCAGACAGAGAGCGCTATCGCCAGTGAAAATATTACTCTTTTGACCAAGGTTCCCGGTATTGGCAAAAAGACGGCACAGCGCTTGATTTTAGAGCTGAAGGAGAAGTTCAAAGGCAGGGTCCTCTCCTCCGACGGGACAGAGGGCTCAGCTATCCTACCCCAAGCTGCTTCTCTTTCGGAAGCTATGGAAACTCTCCTTGCTTTAGGGTTTAGTCAGGAGGAAGCTAAGAAGGCACTCCAAGCCCTTCCGGATTCAGTCCGGGAAGCAAGTACAGAGGAGCAGGTGCGGATAGCCCTTCGATCCCTTGCGGCTTCAAAGTAA
- the ruvC gene encoding crossover junction endodeoxyribonuclease RuvC produces MLILGIDPGTAIMGYGLIEKKGNRLFPVDYACWRTPAHTPMPERLLMLYNEIEGYIKEKQPHHVAVEELFFNRNTTTAISVGQARGVVLLAAAQFGIPVYEYTPLQVKQAVAGYGRADKQQIQQMVKALLGLQAIPKPDDTADALAIAICHAHSVNLLNRMGGSL; encoded by the coding sequence ATGCTTATATTAGGTATTGATCCAGGAACCGCGATTATGGGGTATGGATTAATTGAAAAAAAGGGAAATCGTTTATTTCCAGTGGATTATGCTTGTTGGCGTACACCGGCTCATACACCCATGCCGGAGCGGCTGCTTATGCTTTACAATGAGATTGAGGGATACATAAAAGAAAAACAGCCTCACCATGTGGCTGTTGAAGAGCTCTTTTTTAACCGCAATACTACAACCGCTATTTCCGTGGGACAGGCAAGGGGAGTTGTTTTATTAGCTGCAGCTCAATTTGGCATCCCCGTCTATGAATATACCCCGTTGCAGGTTAAACAAGCTGTTGCAGGTTATGGAAGAGCGGATAAACAACAAATTCAACAGATGGTTAAAGCCCTGCTGGGCCTTCAAGCGATACCGAAACCGGATGATACTGCGGATGCTTTAGCCATTGCCATATGCCATGCCCATAGTGTGAATTTGCTCAATAGAATGGGGGGATCCCTTTGA
- a CDS encoding YebC/PmpR family DNA-binding transcriptional regulator yields the protein MAGHSKWANIKHKKAKADAQKGKIFTKLGRELIVAARAGGGDPNNNFRLKIAVENAKSANMPNDNIQRAIQKGVGGGEGESYEELRYEGYGPGGVAIMVDIMTDNRNRTAGEVRHIFSKHGGNLGETGCVNWMFNEKGQLTILKEDLKFDEDELMLLALEAGAEDLQQDEESFIVYTAPDDMEAVRQALLDQGIEIEEAKINQVPQNTIEIADMDQAKKLVRMMELLEDHDDSQGVYANFEFADSINEEELD from the coding sequence GTGGCTGGACATTCGAAGTGGGCGAATATTAAACATAAAAAAGCAAAAGCTGATGCGCAAAAAGGAAAAATCTTTACAAAGCTTGGCAGGGAACTCATTGTGGCTGCTCGGGCCGGCGGTGGAGATCCTAATAATAATTTCCGATTAAAAATTGCTGTTGAAAATGCTAAATCTGCCAATATGCCTAACGACAATATACAAAGAGCCATTCAAAAAGGTGTTGGGGGCGGAGAAGGGGAAAGTTATGAAGAACTTCGCTATGAAGGCTATGGTCCAGGGGGAGTAGCTATCATGGTGGACATCATGACCGATAACCGCAACCGCACGGCCGGTGAAGTGCGTCATATCTTTTCTAAGCATGGAGGCAATCTGGGAGAAACGGGCTGCGTGAACTGGATGTTCAATGAAAAGGGCCAGTTGACGATTCTCAAAGAAGATTTAAAATTTGATGAAGATGAACTGATGCTTCTTGCTCTTGAAGCAGGGGCAGAGGATCTGCAGCAGGATGAAGAGAGTTTTATTGTCTATACAGCTCCTGATGATATGGAGGCGGTGCGGCAGGCATTGCTCGATCAGGGAATTGAGATAGAGGAAGCGAAGATTAACCAGGTTCCTCAAAATACCATTGAGATAGCCGATATGGATCAGGCAAAGAAGCTGGTTCGTATGATGGAACTCCTGGAAGACCATGATGATTCCCAAGGAGTCTATGCAAACTTTGAGTTTGCTGATTCGATTAACGAAGAGGAACTGGACTAA
- a CDS encoding cytochrome c3 family protein has translation MAPIPRKYKKLLVISIPALALFVLFIAYIYEYTSTTHYCGTTCHIMEEAYETQLHSVHREELVGCGDCHLYHGSNIAYSLVYKGYSGMKDVYKNAFDQPVVLHTSEWSQNVIQKNCLRCHQAVVANIRIADGPQCFDCHRNTPHGQGTQSFGTQTISTPLHSIGGS, from the coding sequence TTGGCACCCATACCACGTAAATACAAAAAACTTCTTGTGATCAGCATACCTGCGCTGGCCCTATTTGTCCTTTTTATTGCCTACATATATGAATACACTTCAACCACTCATTATTGCGGAACCACTTGCCACATCATGGAAGAAGCTTATGAAACGCAATTGCACAGTGTTCACCGGGAAGAACTTGTGGGGTGCGGTGACTGTCATCTTTATCATGGTTCCAATATCGCCTATTCCCTGGTCTATAAAGGATATTCCGGAATGAAGGATGTCTATAAAAACGCTTTTGATCAACCGGTAGTATTGCATACTTCAGAATGGAGCCAAAATGTCATTCAGAAGAATTGTCTGCGCTGTCATCAAGCGGTGGTAGCCAACATCCGGATCGCGGATGGTCCTCAATGTTTTGATTGTCATAGAAATACCCCCCACGGACAAGGTACCCAATCCTTTGGTACACAAACCATTTCAACACCACTTCACTCGATAGGAGGCTCATAA
- a CDS encoding ammonia-forming cytochrome c nitrite reductase subunit c552, producing the protein MQKPWKSFLLVSLFLAVSSVLVFGCASEITPSPRTAATIPEGALDSETWGKVYPDQYASQNKQKEMTKGNSKYEGSLPESHLEKYPIQKRLFAGYGFSEDYNDDRGHIYALEDVTTTLRVNEKTISSCWNCKSPQVPGLIEKMGDDFWSTPFLQLKDQITIPIACADCHDPETMNLRITRVTLLNALKERGIDPNQLSRQEMRTMVCAQCHVEYHFADENKKVTYPWKYGLTADDAEKYYEEINFKDWNHAETGAPMLKAQHPDYELSSTGVHAANGVACADCHMPYVKEGTSKISSHHIQSPLNTISESCQTCHRQSEDYLKNQVITTQDKVFATRTILENALGDAIDAIVAADKNPNAKADAMSKARDLHRKAQWRWDYIAAENSMGFHSPNEALRVLGEGIDFARQAQLQANLAMGATAGGAANPDAGQTPGAGTANEAAGGATPLPDNKNNDQKPTD; encoded by the coding sequence ATGCAAAAACCTTGGAAAAGCTTTTTACTTGTCTCATTGTTCTTAGCAGTCTCATCTGTGCTGGTCTTTGGCTGTGCTTCGGAAATCACTCCCTCCCCTCGAACCGCTGCCACCATCCCGGAAGGGGCCCTTGATTCCGAGACCTGGGGAAAGGTCTACCCTGATCAATATGCCAGCCAAAACAAACAGAAGGAAATGACAAAGGGCAACTCCAAATACGAAGGTTCTTTGCCTGAATCCCATCTTGAAAAATATCCTATCCAAAAGAGACTTTTTGCCGGTTATGGATTCTCAGAAGACTATAATGATGATCGGGGTCATATCTATGCCCTGGAGGATGTCACCACCACATTACGGGTTAACGAAAAAACCATCAGTTCCTGTTGGAACTGCAAAAGCCCTCAAGTTCCCGGTTTAATCGAGAAAATGGGGGATGACTTTTGGTCCACCCCTTTCCTGCAGCTCAAAGATCAAATCACCATCCCCATTGCCTGCGCGGATTGCCATGACCCGGAGACCATGAATCTGCGCATTACCCGGGTTACTCTACTCAATGCACTAAAGGAGCGGGGAATTGATCCTAACCAACTTAGCCGTCAGGAAATGCGCACTATGGTGTGTGCCCAGTGCCATGTGGAATATCATTTCGCTGATGAGAATAAGAAAGTAACTTATCCCTGGAAGTATGGCCTTACCGCCGATGACGCAGAAAAGTATTATGAAGAAATAAACTTTAAAGATTGGAATCATGCTGAGACCGGGGCTCCCATGCTGAAAGCCCAGCATCCCGATTATGAGCTAAGTTCCACCGGAGTTCATGCCGCTAATGGTGTGGCTTGCGCTGACTGCCATATGCCTTATGTCAAGGAAGGAACTTCGAAGATCTCCTCCCACCATATTCAAAGCCCCCTGAACACCATTAGTGAGTCCTGCCAGACTTGCCATCGTCAAAGCGAGGACTATCTGAAAAATCAGGTCATCACGACCCAGGATAAAGTCTTTGCTACACGGACAATCCTTGAAAACGCTCTGGGTGATGCCATAGATGCTATCGTGGCCGCCGATAAAAATCCCAACGCCAAAGCCGATGCCATGAGTAAAGCCCGGGATCTGCACCGTAAAGCCCAGTGGCGCTGGGATTATATTGCCGCCGAAAACAGTATGGGCTTCCACAGCCCCAATGAAGCCCTTCGTGTCCTTGGCGAAGGAATTGACTTTGCCCGCCAGGCTCAGCTTCAGGCTAATCTTGCCATGGGTGCAACCGCCGGCGGTGCGGCCAATCCCGATGCAGGGCAAACCCCGGGCGCAGGAACCGCCAATGAAGCCGCAGGCGGTGCTACACCGCTCCCCGACAATAAGAACAATGATCAGAAGCCCACTGACTGA
- a CDS encoding DUF3842 family protein, with protein MRVAVIDGQGGGMGKHIVEQLRKRMPDLEILALGTNALATGAMLKAGATEGASGEAAICYNAHRVDIIAGSLAISTVHGLLGEITPEIAGALSSSPALKLLIPIQRSNTIITGITRMPLPHHVEQLVDEVERRIKE; from the coding sequence ATGAGAGTTGCAGTCATTGATGGACAAGGCGGAGGAATGGGGAAGCATATCGTGGAACAATTGCGCAAACGCATGCCGGATCTGGAGATATTAGCTCTCGGAACCAATGCTTTAGCCACGGGCGCCATGCTTAAAGCTGGTGCCACCGAAGGGGCTTCCGGAGAAGCTGCGATCTGCTACAACGCCCATCGGGTCGATATTATAGCAGGCTCTTTAGCCATTTCCACAGTTCATGGTCTGCTGGGTGAGATTACACCAGAGATTGCCGGAGCACTATCCTCAAGCCCGGCCCTGAAACTTCTCATACCTATTCAGAGAAGCAATACCATCATAACAGGAATTACCCGTATGCCCTTGCCCCATCATGTCGAGCAATTGGTGGATGAGGTTGAGAGAAGAATAAAAGAGTAA
- the hypE gene encoding hydrogenase expression/formation protein HypE: MERIIMAHGSGGRLSHQLVEEIFQKHLSNDFLNQMNDATYIPGSEKLAITTDSFVISPVFFRGGDIGKLAVCGTVNDLAVSGAQPRYLSLAVILEEGFLIEDLERIVMSIAETSRKAGVPIVCGDTKVVERGSADKIFINTTGIGSIQERWVGPQYIKPGDYVLISGTIGDHGISILADREGLEFETPVISDCAPLNHLIDSFYMPGVHCMRDPTRGGVGTTLNELARQAHVSILLEEEKLPLHPGVAGACGMLGLDPLYLANEGKVLVIASPEAVEGVLSQMRAHPLGKEATVIGRVAEDDPGFVLLKTPLGGKRIVGMLEGEHLPRIC; this comes from the coding sequence ATGGAGCGAATCATTATGGCCCATGGCAGTGGGGGGCGTCTAAGCCATCAATTGGTAGAGGAGATTTTTCAAAAGCATCTGAGCAATGATTTTCTTAACCAAATGAATGATGCCACTTATATACCCGGAAGTGAAAAACTAGCCATAACCACGGACTCCTTTGTAATTTCTCCTGTTTTTTTTCGAGGGGGAGATATTGGTAAGTTAGCCGTATGCGGTACCGTCAATGACCTGGCCGTATCGGGAGCTCAGCCCCGCTACCTTTCCCTGGCAGTGATCCTGGAAGAAGGATTTCTGATTGAGGATCTCGAAAGAATTGTGATGAGCATTGCTGAAACTTCTCGAAAAGCCGGTGTCCCCATCGTCTGCGGGGATACCAAGGTAGTAGAGCGCGGTAGTGCGGATAAAATCTTCATTAATACTACGGGAATAGGATCGATCCAGGAACGATGGGTAGGGCCTCAGTATATTAAACCAGGGGATTATGTCCTGATCAGCGGTACTATTGGCGATCATGGGATTTCCATTCTTGCCGATCGGGAGGGGCTGGAATTTGAGACTCCTGTCATCAGTGATTGTGCACCTTTAAATCACCTGATCGACAGCTTTTATATGCCGGGAGTGCATTGCATGCGTGACCCTACCCGGGGTGGCGTAGGGACAACCTTAAATGAGCTGGCACGTCAGGCCCATGTCAGCATCCTTCTTGAAGAAGAAAAGCTACCTCTCCATCCTGGAGTCGCAGGAGCTTGCGGAATGTTAGGATTGGACCCTCTTTATCTTGCCAATGAGGGGAAAGTGCTAGTGATCGCTTCACCGGAAGCGGTAGAAGGGGTCTTATCACAGATGAGAGCTCATCCCCTTGGTAAAGAGGCAACGGTTATAGGCAGGGTCGCAGAAGACGATCCGGGATTTGTCCTGCTCAAGACTCCTCTGGGGGGAAAACGAATTGTTGGAATGCTTGAAGGAGAGCATTTGCCAAGGATTTGCTGA
- the hypD gene encoding hydrogenase formation protein HypD, with product MLVKNYNSGQSVKEAAENYLREIRELAAVPYTVMEVCGTHTVAIAKNALRDLLPPQIRLVSGPGCPVCVTDGSDIDQFLYLAAQPNVITATFGDMIRVPGSKKSLQMLRGEGADIRIVYSTLDALDLARKNPDKEVVFLGVGFETTVPTVSVSIEQAQKEGIGNYSVLSMHKLVPPVLRALAEDEETEVDGFLDPGHACAIIGSEALAFMAEDYGMPGVVTGFEALDILEGLAMLLRQRAQGRSEIEIQYHKIVKPEGNPVAQALIHKIFEPVDAAFRGLGIIPQGGLGIRKEYEDWDAARKFDLPEFESIEIPGCRCGNVLKGQIAPTECPLFARKCTPLSPVGPCMVSSEGSCAAYYRYTQRSGM from the coding sequence ATGCTCGTGAAGAATTATAATTCGGGTCAATCTGTTAAAGAAGCGGCGGAAAACTATTTAAGAGAAATCCGGGAATTAGCGGCTGTTCCCTATACCGTAATGGAGGTATGCGGAACCCATACCGTGGCTATTGCTAAGAATGCCTTGCGGGATTTGCTGCCGCCCCAGATTCGCTTGGTCTCTGGTCCCGGGTGTCCTGTATGTGTTACAGACGGCAGCGATATTGATCAGTTTCTTTATCTGGCCGCCCAGCCGAATGTCATTACCGCAACCTTTGGGGATATGATTCGGGTGCCCGGATCGAAAAAAAGTTTGCAAATGCTCCGTGGAGAAGGTGCGGATATCCGCATTGTCTATTCCACACTGGATGCTTTAGATCTTGCCCGGAAGAACCCGGACAAGGAAGTTGTATTTCTCGGGGTAGGCTTTGAGACTACAGTTCCCACGGTGTCTGTCAGCATTGAACAGGCCCAAAAAGAAGGCATCGGGAATTACAGTGTCTTATCCATGCATAAGCTTGTTCCTCCTGTCCTTCGTGCTTTAGCGGAGGACGAGGAGACTGAAGTAGACGGGTTTTTAGACCCGGGTCATGCTTGTGCAATTATCGGAAGCGAAGCATTGGCCTTTATGGCTGAGGATTATGGCATGCCCGGAGTCGTTACAGGTTTTGAGGCTCTGGATATCCTGGAAGGGTTGGCCATGCTTCTCCGGCAAAGAGCCCAAGGCCGCTCGGAAATTGAAATTCAATATCATAAGATCGTAAAACCGGAAGGTAATCCTGTGGCTCAAGCTTTAATTCATAAGATCTTTGAGCCGGTTGATGCAGCATTTCGGGGACTCGGTATCATCCCTCAAGGAGGACTGGGGATTCGTAAGGAATACGAAGATTGGGACGCCGCGAGAAAATTTGATCTCCCGGAGTTTGAGAGCATAGAAATCCCTGGCTGCCGTTGCGGGAATGTCCTGAAAGGGCAGATTGCTCCCACCGAGTGCCCATTATTTGCACGGAAGTGCACCCCCTTGTCGCCTGTGGGACCTTGCATGGTTTCCTCAGAAGGGTCTTGTGCGGCCTATTACCGATATACTCAAAGGAGTGGGATGTAG
- a CDS encoding HypC/HybG/HupF family hydrogenase formation chaperone, with protein MCIAIPARVVSIDEMLAKVDMMGNERIVGTHLVPEVQVGDYVLVHAGFAIEIVDQQYAKETEELLIEEANAREEL; from the coding sequence ATGTGTATAGCTATTCCTGCCCGGGTCGTATCCATAGATGAGATGCTGGCCAAAGTGGATATGATGGGCAATGAACGTATCGTCGGTACCCATTTAGTGCCTGAGGTGCAAGTAGGTGATTATGTCTTGGTTCATGCCGGGTTTGCGATTGAAATCGTTGACCAGCAGTATGCTAAGGAGACAGAAGAATTATTAATAGAGGAAGCGAATGCTCGTGAAGAATTATAA